Proteins from one Malaya genurostris strain Urasoe2022 chromosome 2, Malgen_1.1, whole genome shotgun sequence genomic window:
- the LOC131428446 gene encoding uncharacterized protein LOC131428446 — MNYFTSLFFSGLVALCLAEYSEKQKQTQSYIVGKCAEEQDIKLNSDFAKQWMYTGLLYPDEISKKYAVCLDRAIGVMDADGTINPQPLIDFLADRYDVQIITEHINKCNTGEGDTIEDRGYNFYKCYWGDMSFNSYLAGT; from the exons ATGAATTATTTTACAAGCTTATTTTTCTCTGGACTAGTAGCTTTATGTCTG GCAGAGTACTcagagaaacaaaaacaaacacagAGTTATATCGTTGGAAAATGTGCTGAAGAACAGGATATAAAGTTGAACAGTGACTTTGCGAAACAATGGATGTACACAGGACTCCTTTACCCAGATGAgatatcgaag AAATATGCGGTTTGTCTTGACCGCGCTATAGGTGTCATGGATGCTGACGGGACGATTAATCCTCAACCTTTGATTGACTTTCTGGCCGATCGTTATGACGTTCAGATAATAACAGAACATATTAATAAATGTAACACGGGTGAGGGAGACACCATCGAAGATAGAGGATACAACTTCTACAAGTGTTACTGGGGTGACATGTCATTCAATTCGTATCTGGCCGGTACTTag